One segment of Carya illinoinensis cultivar Pawnee chromosome 1, C.illinoinensisPawnee_v1, whole genome shotgun sequence DNA contains the following:
- the LOC122300627 gene encoding polygalacturonase-like: protein MANYNLTIFSWILFLVCMAFSRSSNAAYYNVVSSGARADGKTDSTQAFLKAWRLACNSIRPATIYVPLGTFLLKPVVFTGPCKSRIVFKLAGTLVAPSDYWSYGNSEYWILFIKVTRVSVFGGILDAKGAGYWACRRAGRSCPVGSRSISFLWSSNVVVSGLTSINSQTIHISLYHCNYVVLRNLKIRAPSSSPNTDGIHVQSSTGVTISSSTIITGDDCISIGEGSKNLWIERVACGPGHGISIGSLGAYANEGGVENVTVTSSFFSRTQNGVRIKSWARPSNGYVKNIAFRNIIMKNVDNPIIIDQKYCPSAKGCPNQSSGVKISQVTYNNIKGTSASQIAINFICSSSNPCKGIRLQDIKLSYNKNSTATASSCTNAGGISNGVVIPRSCLRII from the exons ATGGCTAATTATAATCTCACAATATTTTCTTGGATTCTCTTCCTCGTCTGCATGGCCTTCAGTCGTTCATCGAATGCAGCATATTACAACGTGGTCAGTTCTGGTGCTAGAGCAGATGGGAAAACTGACTCGACGCAAGCATTTCTTAAGGCATGGAGGTTAGCATGCAACTCGATTAGACCGGCCACGATTTACGTTCCTTTGGGTACTTTCTTGTTAAAACCAGTAGTTTTTACTGGCCCGTGTAAGAGTAGAATCGTGTTTAAGCTTGCTGGAACCCTTGTTGCCCCGTCGGATTATTGGAGCTATGGGAATTCCGAATATTGGATTTTGTTCATTAAGGTCACTAGGGTTTCTGTCTTTGGTGGCATTCTTGATGCAAAGGGAGCTGGCTATTGGGCTTGCCGGAGAGCTGGAAGAAGTTGCCCAGTTGGATCCAGG TCAATATCGTTCCTGTGGTCTAGCAACGTCGTGGTGAGCGGCTTGACATCAATCAACAGCCAAACAATCCATATTTCTCTTTATCATTGTAACTATGTTGTTCTTCGAAACTTGAAGATTAGAGCCCCCAGCTCGAGCCCCAACACCGACGGCATACACGTGCAATCCTCAACTGGGGTCACGATTAGTTCGAGCACCATAATTACCGGAGATGATTGCATCTCCATCGGCGAGGGCTCTAAAAACTTGTGGATTGAGCGTGTTGCCTGCGGCCCTGGACATGGAATAAG CATTGGTAGTTTGGGTGCATATGCAAACGAAGGTGGTGTAGAGAATGTGACAGTAACGAGCTCGTTTTTCTCAAGAACTCAAAATGGAGTGCGTATAAAATCATGGGCCAGGCCTAGCAATGGATATGTGAAAAACATCGCTTTTCGTAACATTATCATGAAGAATGTCGATAACCCTATAATCATTGATCAGAAATACTGTCCTAGCGCCAAAGGTTGCCCAAATCAG AGTTCTGGCGTGAAGATAAGTCAAGTGACATACAACAACATTAAAGGAACATCGGCCTCGCAAATAGCCATTAATTTTATATGCAGTTCAAGCAATCCATGCAAGGGGATCAGATTGCAAGATATAAAGctttcttataataaaaatagcacAGCAACAGCATCTTCTTGCACCAATGCCGGCGGGATCAGTAATGGAGTAGTCATACCAAGAAGTTGTTTGCGAATCATATAG
- the LOC122303151 gene encoding polygalacturonase-like, producing the protein MAKLTTVSSFLCLFFIISFICIQASNAANYNVVRFGAKPDGKTEATKAFLKTWESACNSATASTIYIPKGRFLLKATVFRGPCKNRITVRIDGTLVAPLDYRALGNSGYWILFIEVNGISIFGGKLDAKGAGFWACRRSGKNCPVGARSITFNWADNVVISGLTSINSQLSHLVINSCNNVVVRNVKLIAPDQSPNTDGIHVQTSTGVTITGSTMQTGDDCISIGPGTKNLLMRDIKCGPGHGVSIGSLGKELNEAGVQNVTLTNAVFTGSDNGVRIKSWARPSKGFVRNILFQNIVMRNVESPIIIDQNYCPNNQNCPRQSSGVKISKVTYRNIRGTSATEEAVTFDCSPSTPCSGIRLQDIKLTYMKMAATSSCKNIVGTSSGELMPQSCI; encoded by the exons ATGGCTAAGCTTACTACTGTATCTTCCTTTCTATGCCTCTTCTTCATTATATCCTTTATCTGTATCCAAGCATCAAATGCAGCCAACTATAATGTGGTTCGCTTTGGTGCAAAGCCCGATGGAAAAACTGAAGCAACAAAAGCATTCCTCAAGACATGGGAATCGGCATGTAACTCGGCCACTGCATCCACGATATACATCCCAAAGGGGAGGTTCTTGCTAAAAGCCACCGTTTTTAGAGGCCCGTGCAAGAACAGAATCACGGTTCGGATTGATGGAACCCTTGTGGCACCGTTGGACTATCGTGCGCTTGGGAATTCAGGCTACTGGATTTTGTTCATCGAGGTGAACGGGATTTCTATTTTTGGCGGCAAGCTTGACGCAAAGGGTGCTGGCTTCTGGGCTTGCAGGAGATCTGGAAAGAATTGTCCAGTTGGTGCTAGA TCGATAACGTTCAATTGGGCAGACAACGTAGTGATCAGTGGCTTAACATCGATTAACAGTCAGCTTAGCCACCTTGTAATCAACAGCTGCAACAACGTGGTAGTCCGAAATGTTAAGCTTATTGCTCCCGACCAGAGCCCAAACACCGATGGAATTCATGTGCAGACCTCGACCGGCGTCACGATCACTGGAAGCACCATGCAAACCGGAGATGATTGCATCTCAATCGGTCCTGGCACCAAGAACTTGTTGATGAGAGACATAAAGTGTGGCCCTGGGCATGGcgtaag CATCGGAAGCTTGGGCAAGGAATTGAACGAAGCTGGTGTCCAAAACGTGACGCTAACGAACGCAGTATTCACTGGATCAGATAATGGAGTACGGATAAAGTCATGGGCCAGGCCCAGCAAGGGGTTTGTTCGGAACATTCTCTTCCAAAACATCGTGATGAGGAATGTTGAGAGCCCCATCATCATTGATCAGAACTATTGCCCCAACAACCAAAATTGTCCTCGCCAG AGTTCTGGAGTGAAGATTAGTAAAGTGACGTACAGAAATATAAGAGGAACATCAGCCACAGAAGAGGCCGTGACATTCGACTGCAGCCCAAGCACTCCATGCAGTGGGATCAGATTGCAAGACATCAAGCTTACTTACATGAAAATGGCAGCAACATCGTCGTGTAAGAACATTGTTGGAACCAGCAGCGGAGAACTCATGCCTCAGAGCTgtatatag
- the LOC122278681 gene encoding ankyrin repeat-containing protein At5g02620-like: MIMERQSSFKGATMEKQQSFREVDEKKAHPRGAMEKQQSFRGVMEKQKSFRGFMEKQKSFRIVMEKQLSFIGGERKKGKDSPGKRGDLPFHLAARAGNLSRVREILQTCDGNEVKELLAKQNQEGETALYVAAENGHALVAGEMLKHLDLQTASIGARNGYDPFHVATKQGHLEVLKELLHVFPNLAMTTDLSNSTALHTAAIQGHIDVVNLLLETDSNLVKIARNNGKTVLHSAARMGHLEVVKSLLNKDPSTGFRTDKKGQTALHMAVKGQNEEIVLELIKPDSSVLSLEDNKGNTALHIATSKGRIQNVRCLLSVEGIDINAMNKNGETPLDIAEKYRTPELVSVLKEAGASNSKDLGKTPSSAKQLKQTVSDIKHDVRSQLQQTHQTGVRVQKIARRLEKLHISGLNNAITSATVVAVLIATVAFAAIFTVPGQYIEEKTQGASLGQAHIAKKAAFLLFFVFDSLALFISLAVVVVQTSVVVIEQKAKRQLVFVINKLMWLACLFISAAFISLTYVVVGLHGKWIAVCTTVIGCTIMLTTIGSMCYCVILHRIEEKKLRNIRRAESRSYSVSISRASEPEILNSEYKRMYAL, from the exons ATGATCATGGAGAGGCAAAGTAGCTTTAAGGGTGCTACGATGGAGAAACAACAGAGTTTTCGCGAGGTAGATGAAAAGAAGGCTCATCCTCGCGGGGCAATGGAAAAACAGCAGAGTTTTCGAGGGGTTATGGAGAAGCAGAAGAGTTTTCGAGGATTTATGGAGAAACAGAAAAGCTTTCGGATAGTGATGGAGAAGCAGCTGAGTTTCATAGGTGGTGAGAGGAAGAAGGGCAAGGACTCACCGGGAAAAAGGGGCGACTTGCCCTTCCATTTGGCGGCTCGGGCAGGGAATTTAAGTAGAGTGAGAGAGATCCTTCAGACCTGTGATGGTAATGAGGTAAAGGAATTGTTGGCAAAGCAGAACCAAGAGGGGGAAACTGCCCTTTATGTTGCGGCAGAGAATGGGCATGCTTTGGTTGCTGGCGAGATGTTGAAACATTTGGACCTGCAAACTGCATCTATTGGTGCAAGGAACGGCTATGATCCATTCCATGTTGCCACGAAGCAGGGCCATCTTG AGGTGTTGAAGGAACTTTTGCATGTGTTCCCCAACTTGGCCATGACTACAGATCTCTCCAATTCAACAGCCTTACACACAGCTGCTATTCAGGGGCATATTGATGTAGTCAACCTTCTTTTGGAAACAGACTCCAACCTTGTTAAGATTGCCAGGAACAACGGCAAGACTGTTCTTCATTCGGCAGCAAGGATGGGGCACTTGGAGGTTGTTAAGTCCCTGCTAAACAAAGACCCAAGCACTGGTTTTAGGACTGATAAAAAAGGCCAAACTGCATTGCACATGGCTGTGAAAGGGCAAAACGAAGAGATTGTGCTGGAATTGATAAAGCCTGATTCATCAGTTTTGAGTCTGGAGGATAATAAGGGAAACACAGCATTGCATATTGCCACAAGTAAGGGCCGTATTCAG AATGTACGCTGTTTGTTATCAGTTGAGGGTATAGACATCAATGCAATGAACAAGAATGGAGAGACCCCGCTTGACATCGCAGAAAAATATCGAACTCCAGAGCTCGTCTCCGTTTTAAAGGAAGCAGGGGCCTCCAATTCTAAAGACCTAGGAAAAACTCCAAGTTCAGCAAAGCAACTTAAGCAGACAGTCAGTGATATAAAACATGATGTCCGATCACAACTTCAACAGACACATCAAACTGGTGTCAGGGTCCAAAAAATTGCAAGGAGGCTAGAAAAGCTTCACATCAGTGGCCTCAACAATGCTATAACCTCTGCAACTGTAGTTGCTGTTCTCATAGCTACCGTTGCTTTTGCAGCCATCTTTACTGTACCTGGCCAATACATTGAGGAGAAAACACAGGGGGCTTCGCTTGGACAGGCCCATATAGCAAAAAAGGCGGCTTTCCTACTCTTCTTTGTGTTTGATAGCCTGGCATTATTTATTTCCCTGGCTGTTGTTGTAGTCCAAACATCTGTAGTTGTGATAGAACAGAAGGCGAAGAGGCAGCTTGTGTTTGTGATTAACAAGCTAATGTGGCTGGCTTGTCTCTTCATTTCAGCTGCCTTCATTTCTCTGACATACGTGGTGGTGGGCTTGCATGGCAAATGGATTGCTGTGTGCACTACAGTAATAGGTTGCACAATCATGCTCACTACCATTGGCTCCATGTGCTATTGTGTTATTTTACATAGAATTGAGGAGAAGAAATTGAGGAACATAAGGAGAGCTGAGAGCCGATCTTATTCTGTGTCTATTTCTAGGGCCTCGGAGCCTGAAATTTTGAACAGTGAATATAAGAGGATGTATGCACTCTGA